The following are encoded together in the Theileria orientalis strain Shintoku DNA, chromosome 1, complete genome genome:
- a CDS encoding major piroplasm surface protein, giving the protein MLSKRTFNVLCLGYFLIVSATAAEEKKDAKAEEKKDLTLEVNATAAEHFKVDASNANDVVFTAEEGYRVKTLKVGDKNLYTVDTSKFTPTVAHRLKHADDLFFKLNLSHAKPLLFKKKTDKDWVQFSFAQYLDEVVWKEKKEVKDLDASKFADAGLFAAEAFGTGKVYNFIGNFKVKKVMFEEKDVGDSNKAKYTAVKVYVGSDEKKVVRLDYFYTGDERFKEVYFKLVDGKWKKVEQSEANKDLHAMNSAWPSDYKPLVDKFSPLAVLSAVLIASLAVFYYL; this is encoded by the coding sequence ATGTTGTCCAAGAGAACGTTCAACGTACTTTGCCTAGGATACTTCCTTATCGTCTCTGCTACCGCCGCAGAGGAAAAAAAAGATGCAAAGGCtgaagagaagaaggacTTAACTCTCGAAGTTAACGCCACCGCAGCCGAACATTTTAAAGTCGACGCCTCAAACGCCAACGACGTCGTTTTTACTGCCGAAGAGGGATACCGCGTCAAGACACTCAAGGTCGGAGATAAGAACCTGTATACCGTAGATACTTCCAAGTTCACCCCAACTGTCGCCCACAGACTGAAGCATGCTGACGACCTGTTCTTCAAGCTCAACCTGTCCCACGCAAAGCCATTGCTGTTCAAGAAGAAGACTGACAAGGATTGGGTTCAATTCAGCTTCGCCCAGTACCTCGATGAAGTTGTatggaaggagaagaaggaagtaaAAGACCTCGACGCATCCAAGTTCGCAGACGCAGGTCTTTTCGCCGCTGAGGCTTTCGGTACCGGAAAGGTGTACAACTTCATTGGAAACTTCAAGGTCAAGAAGGTCATGTTCGAGGAGAAGGACGTTGGAGATTCAAACAAGGCCAAATACACCGCTGTCAAAGTTTACGTCGGTTCCGATGAGAAGAAAGTCGTAAGACTCGACTACTTCTACACTGGTGATGAGAGATTCAAGGAGGTTTACTTCAAATTGGTAGACGGAAAATGGAAGAAGGTTGAGCAGAGCGAGGCAAACAAGGATTTGCACGCCATGAACAGTGCTTGGCCTTCGGACTACAAGCCTCTTGTCGACAAGTTCTCACCACTTGCCGTTCTCAGCGCGGTTCTCATCGCCTCCCTCGCAGTATTCTATTATCTCTAG